One segment of Candidatus Angelobacter sp. DNA contains the following:
- a CDS encoding PEP-CTERM sorting domain-containing protein, whose amino-acid sequence MKAKISMLVSFIVVLTASAQGTVNFANTATSLLIEGLGGPPVPVGQFTVELLYWASDPGATTWSSSIAGLTSIKTSANFVSPGRFIGGVATTPATTAGGATAWFAVVAWQTSFGSYDAAVTGGGFYGYTGAFQNATGNPNAVPPGPAAALNVFTGNNNILLVPEPSILWLSAVGAAGMLSFRGRKTTINKG is encoded by the coding sequence ATGAAAGCAAAGATCTCTATGTTGGTGAGCTTTATTGTCGTCCTCACGGCCTCCGCTCAGGGCACGGTCAACTTTGCGAACACTGCGACTTCTCTTCTCATTGAGGGGCTCGGAGGTCCTCCAGTTCCGGTTGGTCAATTTACGGTAGAGCTTCTGTATTGGGCTTCCGATCCAGGCGCAACGACTTGGAGTTCAAGCATAGCCGGATTAACCTCGATAAAGACCAGCGCTAATTTTGTGAGCCCGGGTCGCTTCATTGGCGGTGTGGCGACCACACCAGCCACGACGGCGGGTGGTGCTACTGCATGGTTTGCGGTTGTGGCATGGCAAACCAGTTTTGGATCTTACGATGCCGCCGTCACAGGCGGTGGGTTTTACGGTTATACTGGCGCATTCCAGAACGCGACTGGAAACCCTAATGCGGTTCCGCCCGGCCCAGCGGCGGCATTGAATGTTTTCACTGGAAACAACAATATACTACTGGTTCCCGAGCCGTCGATATTGTGGCTCAGTGCCGTTGGCGCGGCCGGGATGCTGTCGTTCCGTGGTCGAAAGACAACCATCAACAAGGGCTAG